The following coding sequences are from one Streptomyces angustmyceticus window:
- a CDS encoding GntR family transcriptional regulator, producing the protein METDGGNGAEHGGGTRTARVPKYYRLKRHLLEITETLPPGTPVPPERTLAAEFDTSRTTVRQALQELVVEGRLERIQGKGTFVAKPKVSQALQLTSYTEDMRAQGLEPTSQLLDIGYVTADDRLAGLLDIATGGRVLRIERLRLASGEPMAIETTHLSAKRFPALRRNLVKYTSLYTALAEVYDVRLAEAEETIETSLATPREAGLLGTDVGLPMLMLSRHSLDAQGQPVEWVRSVYRGDRYKFVARLRRPAD; encoded by the coding sequence ATGGAGACGGACGGGGGCAACGGTGCCGAGCACGGCGGCGGCACGCGGACCGCGCGGGTACCCAAGTACTACCGCCTCAAGCGGCACTTGCTGGAGATCACCGAGACCCTGCCGCCCGGCACCCCGGTCCCGCCCGAGCGCACCCTCGCCGCGGAGTTCGACACCTCGCGCACGACGGTGCGTCAGGCCCTGCAGGAGCTGGTCGTCGAGGGCCGGCTGGAGCGCATCCAGGGCAAGGGCACCTTCGTCGCCAAGCCCAAGGTGTCCCAGGCTCTGCAACTGACCTCCTACACGGAGGACATGCGGGCCCAGGGCCTGGAGCCGACCTCCCAGCTGCTGGACATCGGCTATGTCACCGCCGACGACCGGCTCGCCGGCCTGCTGGACATCGCCACCGGCGGCCGGGTGCTGCGCATCGAGCGGCTGCGGCTGGCCAGCGGCGAGCCGATGGCCATCGAGACCACCCACCTGTCGGCGAAGCGCTTCCCCGCGCTCCGCCGGAACCTCGTCAAGTACACGTCCCTCTACACCGCGCTGGCCGAGGTGTACGACGTCCGGCTGGCGGAGGCCGAGGAGACCATCGAGACCTCGCTGGCCACCCCGCGCGAGGCCGGCCTGCTGGGCACGGACGTCGGCCTGCCGATGCTGATGCTCTCCCGGCACTCGCTCGACGCGCAGGGGCAGCCGGTGGAGTGGGTGCGCTCGGTCTACCGGGGCGACCGCTACAAGTTCGTCGCCCGGCTGCGCCGCCCCGCGGACTGA
- a CDS encoding DUF3311 domain-containing protein, with protein MTQPAASPDRRQVVTPTRVVAGVCLIAPFVAMLWVSSYARIEPRLIGIPFFYWYQMAWVVISTALTSLAYKLVQREQRARKGGAAK; from the coding sequence ATGACGCAGCCAGCCGCATCACCGGATCGCAGACAGGTGGTCACGCCCACGCGCGTGGTGGCCGGGGTCTGCCTGATCGCTCCGTTCGTCGCCATGCTCTGGGTCAGCTCGTACGCCAGGATCGAACCGAGGCTCATCGGGATCCCGTTCTTCTACTGGTACCAGATGGCGTGGGTAGTGATCTCGACGGCGCTCACCTCGCTCGCGTACAAGCTCGTCCAGCGTGAGCAGCGCGCCCGCAAGGGCGGTGCGGCCAAGTGA